Proteins from one Mercurialis annua linkage group LG7, ddMerAnnu1.2, whole genome shotgun sequence genomic window:
- the LOC126656263 gene encoding E3 ubiquitin-protein ligase COP1 isoform X2: MRLLLSIFAVYYSSQGCEISIKELDSLMSMLSEKKRKMEQEEAERNMQILLDFLQYLRKQKVDELNEVRSDLQYIKEDVEAVEKHRMELYRVRDRYSMKLRMLGNDPNMRNLRPSTHEKSNSGVISSSFSGRGGMTTGNLPTKKMDGKAQGSSHGLQRKDSLTGLDSQFNQSGLSVVRKKRVHAQFNDLQECYLQKRRQSANQALNQPLDQLERDKSLIQREGYSVGLIDFQSVLSTFTQYSRLRVIAELRHGDIFHSANIVSSIEFDRDDELFATAGVSRRIKVFDFSTVLNDPADVHCPVVEMSTRSKLSCLSWNKFAKNQIASSDYEGIVTVWDVTTRQSVMEYEEHEKRAWSVDFCRTEPSVLVSGSDDCKVKVWCTNQEASVLNIDMKANICCVKYNPGSSNHIAVGSADHHIHYYDLRNISQPLHVFSGHRKAVSYVKFLSNSELASASTDSTLRLWDVKENVPVRTFRGHTNEKNFVGLSVNREYIACGSETNEVFVYHKEISKPVTWHRFGSPEIDDAEEDAGSYFISAVCWKSDSPTMLTANSQGTIKVLVLAA, from the exons ATGCGTCTCCTGTTGAGCATTTTCGCCGTGTATTACAGCAG TCAGGGTTGTGAAATTTCAATTAAGGAACTGGACAGTCTTATGTCGATGCTATCAGAGAAGAAGAGGAAAATGGAACAGGAAGAAGCTGAGAGAAATATGCAAATACTGCTAGATTTCTTACAGTATTTGCGGAAGCAAAAAGTTGATGAATTAAACGAG GTACGCTCTGATCTCCAATATATTAAGGAGGACGTAGAGGCAGTAGAGAAACATAGAATGGAGTTATACCGCGTTAGAGATAGATACTCTATGAAATTAAGGATGCTTGGAAATGATCCCAATATGAGAAATCTACGGCCTTCAACTCACGAGAAGAGTAATAGTGGTGTGATTAGCAGTTCGTTTAGTGGAAGAGGAGGGATGACTACAGGGAATCTTCCAACCAAGAAAATGGATGGTAAGGCTCAAGGAAGCTCTCATGGGCTTCAGAGAAAGGATTCTTTAACTGGGCTAGACTCACAATTTAATCAGTCAGGGCTATCTGTTGTAAGGAAAAAGCGAGTCCATGCTCAG TTTAATGATCTTCAAGAGTGTTATCTGCAAAAGCGTCGTCAGTCTGCTAATCAGGCGCTTAATCAGCCGCTTGACCAGCTTGAAAGGGATAAAAGTTTAATACAAAGAGAGGGCTACAGCGTGGGCCTTATAGATTTTCAATCTGTCCTCAGTACCTTCACTCAGTACAG TCGGTTAAGGGTCATTGCTGAGCTCAGACATGGGGATATCTTCCACTCGGCCAATATAGTGTCAAG CATAGAATTTGACAGGGATGATGAATTATTTGCTACTGCTGGAGTTTCCAGGAGAATCAAAGTTTTCGACTTCTCTACA GTTCTCAATGACCCTGCGGATGTGCATTGCCCTGTTGTGGAGATGTCAACACGCTCTAAACTTAGCTGTTTGAGTTGGAACAAGTTTGCCAAGAATCAGATAGCTAGTAGTGACTATGAAGGAATTGTAACTGTTTGGGATGTGACAACTAGGCAG AGTGTGATGGAATATGAAGAGCATGAAAAACGTGCATGGAGTGTTGATTTCTGTCGCACAGAACCCTCAGTGCTTGTATCTGGCAGTGACGATTGTAAG GTCAAAGTTTGGTGCACAAATCAGGAAGCTAGTGTTCTCAACATTGACATGAAAGCGAATATTTGTTGCGTCAAGTATAACCCTGGATCTAGCAATCACATAGCG GTTGGGTCGGCGGACCATCATATTCATTATTATGACTTGAGAAACATCAGCCAACCACTTCATGTATTCAGCGGGCACAGGAAAGCTGTTTCATATGTAAAATTCCTGTCTAACAGTGAGCTTGCTTCAGCATCAACAGACAGTACATTACGATTATGGGATGTGAAGGAGAATGTGCCT GTTCGGACATTCAGAGGCCACACAAATGAGAAAAATTTTGTCGGTCTCTCGGTAAATCGCGAGTACATTGCATGTGGGAGTGAAACAAATGAAGTTTTTGTCTATCACAAG GAAATATCGAAACCTGTTACGTGGCATAGATTTGGTTCACCTGAAATAGATGATGCCGAAGAGGATGCAGGATCTTACTTCATAAGTGCTGTATGCTGGAAGAGTGACAGTCCTACGATGTTAACTGCAAATAGCCAAGGAACAATAAAGGTTTTGGTTCTTGCAgcttaa
- the LOC126656263 gene encoding E3 ubiquitin-protein ligase COP1 isoform X1, giving the protein MEEVSTGATVPAVKLEPKPSSSSAAVVAIAAAPASSEHTAEEEAGKSEADKDFLCPICMQIIKDAFLTACGHSFCYMCIITHLRNKNDCPCCTQYLTTNQLFPNFLLQKLLKKASARQSSKNASPVEHFRRVLQQGCEISIKELDSLMSMLSEKKRKMEQEEAERNMQILLDFLQYLRKQKVDELNEVRSDLQYIKEDVEAVEKHRMELYRVRDRYSMKLRMLGNDPNMRNLRPSTHEKSNSGVISSSFSGRGGMTTGNLPTKKMDGKAQGSSHGLQRKDSLTGLDSQFNQSGLSVVRKKRVHAQFNDLQECYLQKRRQSANQALNQPLDQLERDKSLIQREGYSVGLIDFQSVLSTFTQYSRLRVIAELRHGDIFHSANIVSSIEFDRDDELFATAGVSRRIKVFDFSTVLNDPADVHCPVVEMSTRSKLSCLSWNKFAKNQIASSDYEGIVTVWDVTTRQSVMEYEEHEKRAWSVDFCRTEPSVLVSGSDDCKVKVWCTNQEASVLNIDMKANICCVKYNPGSSNHIAVGSADHHIHYYDLRNISQPLHVFSGHRKAVSYVKFLSNSELASASTDSTLRLWDVKENVPVRTFRGHTNEKNFVGLSVNREYIACGSETNEVFVYHKEISKPVTWHRFGSPEIDDAEEDAGSYFISAVCWKSDSPTMLTANSQGTIKVLVLAA; this is encoded by the exons ATGGAAGAGGTATCGACTGGGGCAACAGTCCCGGCGGTTAAGTTAGAGCCGAAGCCATCGTCCTCCTCCGCCGCTGTGGTGGCCATTGCAGCAGCACCGGCGTCGTCCGAGCATACAGCGGAGGAGGAAGCAGGAAAATCGGAGGCGGATAAGGATTTTCTATGTCCGATATGTATGCAAATCATTAAGGATGCGTTTTTAACAGCTTGCGGACATAGTTTTTGCTATATGTGTATAATTACTCATCTCCGTAACAAGAATGACTGCCCTTGCTGTACTCAGTATCTCACTACTAATCAGCTTTTCCCTAATTTCTTGCTCCAGAAG CTATTGAAGAAAGCTTCTGCTCGTCAATCTTCAAAAAATGCGTCTCCTGTTGAGCATTTTCGCCGTGTATTACAGCAG GGTTGTGAAATTTCAATTAAGGAACTGGACAGTCTTATGTCGATGCTATCAGAGAAGAAGAGGAAAATGGAACAGGAAGAAGCTGAGAGAAATATGCAAATACTGCTAGATTTCTTACAGTATTTGCGGAAGCAAAAAGTTGATGAATTAAACGAG GTACGCTCTGATCTCCAATATATTAAGGAGGACGTAGAGGCAGTAGAGAAACATAGAATGGAGTTATACCGCGTTAGAGATAGATACTCTATGAAATTAAGGATGCTTGGAAATGATCCCAATATGAGAAATCTACGGCCTTCAACTCACGAGAAGAGTAATAGTGGTGTGATTAGCAGTTCGTTTAGTGGAAGAGGAGGGATGACTACAGGGAATCTTCCAACCAAGAAAATGGATGGTAAGGCTCAAGGAAGCTCTCATGGGCTTCAGAGAAAGGATTCTTTAACTGGGCTAGACTCACAATTTAATCAGTCAGGGCTATCTGTTGTAAGGAAAAAGCGAGTCCATGCTCAG TTTAATGATCTTCAAGAGTGTTATCTGCAAAAGCGTCGTCAGTCTGCTAATCAGGCGCTTAATCAGCCGCTTGACCAGCTTGAAAGGGATAAAAGTTTAATACAAAGAGAGGGCTACAGCGTGGGCCTTATAGATTTTCAATCTGTCCTCAGTACCTTCACTCAGTACAG TCGGTTAAGGGTCATTGCTGAGCTCAGACATGGGGATATCTTCCACTCGGCCAATATAGTGTCAAG CATAGAATTTGACAGGGATGATGAATTATTTGCTACTGCTGGAGTTTCCAGGAGAATCAAAGTTTTCGACTTCTCTACA GTTCTCAATGACCCTGCGGATGTGCATTGCCCTGTTGTGGAGATGTCAACACGCTCTAAACTTAGCTGTTTGAGTTGGAACAAGTTTGCCAAGAATCAGATAGCTAGTAGTGACTATGAAGGAATTGTAACTGTTTGGGATGTGACAACTAGGCAG AGTGTGATGGAATATGAAGAGCATGAAAAACGTGCATGGAGTGTTGATTTCTGTCGCACAGAACCCTCAGTGCTTGTATCTGGCAGTGACGATTGTAAG GTCAAAGTTTGGTGCACAAATCAGGAAGCTAGTGTTCTCAACATTGACATGAAAGCGAATATTTGTTGCGTCAAGTATAACCCTGGATCTAGCAATCACATAGCG GTTGGGTCGGCGGACCATCATATTCATTATTATGACTTGAGAAACATCAGCCAACCACTTCATGTATTCAGCGGGCACAGGAAAGCTGTTTCATATGTAAAATTCCTGTCTAACAGTGAGCTTGCTTCAGCATCAACAGACAGTACATTACGATTATGGGATGTGAAGGAGAATGTGCCT GTTCGGACATTCAGAGGCCACACAAATGAGAAAAATTTTGTCGGTCTCTCGGTAAATCGCGAGTACATTGCATGTGGGAGTGAAACAAATGAAGTTTTTGTCTATCACAAG GAAATATCGAAACCTGTTACGTGGCATAGATTTGGTTCACCTGAAATAGATGATGCCGAAGAGGATGCAGGATCTTACTTCATAAGTGCTGTATGCTGGAAGAGTGACAGTCCTACGATGTTAACTGCAAATAGCCAAGGAACAATAAAGGTTTTGGTTCTTGCAgcttaa